The genomic interval TGCCATCGCTTTTTTCACGCTTCTCTTTTGTCGCTTgaggaagaaacaacaacaacaacatgattcTGTACTTCATATCGAAAGCATTAAACGGTAAAGACAGAGAAGATGAATCCTCAAGCCAGATGGCATCAGTTTGTACCTCAGTAGGTAAACCTGGAGAACAACCCatccaaaatatatatcagACATTAGTCACAATGAGATGTTCCACTGTCGGACATTTACGCTACTGGGGCGGGGGGGTCACTGCAAAGGACTTGCAATGATACTCTCTGGTAGCTCGGGATAGCCGCCGAAGCGCTATCCTCTTCCTGTTTTGGTGGCGCGATGGTCGTGGCACTCTCTTTGTGCCATAAATGAGGCCTTCGTTCTTTCCGGGAGATCGCACAGGGAGCCAATCTAAATGCTGATGGTGTCAATATTCTATAGATTAGATTGCGCAATCGAAATGTACTTCATAATGATAAGTTAAAGCAACTTTTAGACACGCAACTCAACTAAAAGTGAGCCAAAAACCATGAACTCAGTGAACAAGGCTGACGGTCAGTGACTGACCTTTGATCAGTGACTGTAGAGACTCCAGAGCGTGTCGCACATCGGGGTTACGCAGCGCGGGCAAAGCCACGGCCGCCGCCGTTCGGTCAGACGCAGGAAGTGCAGCAGACGGCTGCATCTTCCCCATCATCTCGCTGACGTCTGCCTTGCCCAGACTCTTTAATATGTTCCTGATCTTCTCACACTCACTGCTGTCCAGGTCGGCGTAGGCGAGTGCGGATTTGTTCTGATGGTGTTGCTGACCGGCCGAACTGGCCGCTTCCTGTCGCTTGGCACGTTCTCTAATCTGGGGGAACGCCGCAAGGCGTTCGCCGGAGAATTTGTTGGCCTGCTTTCCCCTGGCGTCGTCACTCCCGTACAGAAACGACTCCTCGTCTTCAAGCTCGTCCGCCTTCGGGGCAGCGGCGACGGGAGGAGTCTGCACCTGGAGCCAGGAGAAGTCGCTGCCCACCCTGTCGTGGGGGAGGAGCATGCTGTCGTTCTCCAGTGACGTCGCGTTCTCGTTGCAGTCGAGCTGCCGAGGTCCGTCCTCGGTGGGCACGCTCTCCGCCGTTTGGCTTTCGCCCGAGgcctggagagaggagagcaatGGCAGATGGTCATCACAGGTGGCATCTCATCGCTGAGCTATGAACTCAATGTTAAGGGATGTaaagagctcacacacacacagtcaatatTGATATAGGTATTCCTCTATTGGGGGGACGGCCACGGTTTAGAGGTTCAAGAGTGATGACCATTAAAACTGGTCTTACTGACCTTTGGAAGTCAGCATGTTTTTAATCTATGTAATCAAGTAGGTATTGAGTTGATTTAATGGAGCAAAACAAGTCCTTGGGAAAGGTAAAGAAAGAATCTATCTTGTACCAAAATATGATCTCAATAGAAACACTACATCTACTCCAGAATATGATTCACACCTAGTGAGGCTTCCATGTTGGAGAAGGAAAGGTGAGCTCTACCTGAATAGTGAGGATGGCATCTTTGAGGGTGGGCAAGCGCTCCTCCAGCTCTTTGCTGTTCATGACCAGCTTCAGTCCTTCCAACAGGCTGTTGTGGCAGGggcccctcttcttctctttgccGTGGCCCTTTTCTCTGCTGCTACTTCGTGACCTGGACCTCCTGGCCCGGCTCTTGCTCCGCATGTGACTCTTCTTCTTGCTCCGGCTCCCACTCCGACTGCGAtgcctgctcctgctcctgggCCTGCTCTTGCTCCTCGGCCTGCTCTTGCTCCTCggcctgctcctgctcctgctcctcggCCTGCTCTTGCTCCTCGGCCTGCTCTTGCTCCTCGGCCTGCTCTTGCCCCGCGCTCGGCTTTTGCTCCTCGCTCGGCCTCGGCTGGACGCTCGGCTCTTGGCTCGAGATTTTCCGCGGCTTCGACTGCGGCTTTTGCTCCTGGTCGCGAGCTTCTGGAACTCGGCGTCCGATTTGAGAACCTCTTTCAGGACATCGGCCGACTTAAACGCGTCAGCCAGGTTGAACTCCATGTTCCCTTTCAGGTAGTCTGGGAGAGGCTTGTTGGCTGCGATGCATCTCAGGAACTCCTCGCCAGCCCGCTCACTGAAAAGCAGCATGCATGTGCTTCACACGCCAGCAGACTCAAAATAGACATGAAAACATTATTGCTACTGTTCTCGTGatcaacattaacacacatacCTGCTGTCCAAAGGGTGGTGCTCCACAACTGTGGGGTTCCACTGTGGGGCTTCAATGTGCGGTGGCTGTACAGGAGAGACGATCTGCTGGCCGCCTCCCAAAGCATTCACTGTACTACGAGCTATGGAGAAGCCGCTACAGTGGGGCTGAGGGTATTCAGAATTCATGTTATAAtgacaaattataaatttgtaaaaaataaaataatttgtaaaGATATCATTTGTAAAAGATCAAAATAATTTACAAATGACAAATAACTTGAACATGTTAaacatcttttttaaatctttgagAAGTGGATCTGCGGTTATTACAGTGTACAGTAGTACGTTTTACATATTAATAAcagaaaatcaacaacaacacctgaaaTAAATAACGGAGTAAGGAATAACCTGGACATGAGGATCGCTGCTTTTATGCTGACCTACATGGTCAATGCTGTAAAGTTGGCAGTTTCTGAAATATTAGAATAAAATGCAAACATTTAGTTCCACATTTCTTTTGCAGGAAACTGGTTTTACTGTTTATGTTTGATTTTGGGAAAGCTGTAACTAATCTTAAATAAGCTCTTATTTAAGAAATCATGAAACATTGTATTGGGCTGAATTCAAGATACTTTGGGAAGAGATTACAAAGTAACCAAAGCAGGATCAGGGACTGAATCATCTGTTAAGCAGCCAATGATTAGTTACAATTTCCATCGCATGATCTCTCGATGGGGAGCTCAAAAAGTCTGAAAAATGCAAAGAGCAACAGAAAGTTTGAGTATGTGACAACGTGTGTGATGAACAAGCTACACACAGGTGACAAAGATTCAAGGATCAGAACTTTTCCACCAAGATTAGTCTGAAAGTGTAACTTGAACAATTATATTAGGTCAGACTATGAAGCCAGACTATAAGGCCTATAAAGCCAGACTATAAAGCCTATAAAGCCAGACTATAAGGCATATAAAGCCAGACTATAAGGCCTATAAAGCCATACTATAAAGCCAGACTATAAGGCCTATAAAGCCAGACTAAAAAGCCAGACTATAAGGCCTATAAAGCCAGACTATAAGGCCTATAAAGCCAGACTATAAGGCCTATACAAGCCAGACTATAGGGCCTATACAGCCAGACTATAAGGCCTATAAAGCCAGACTATAAGGCCTATAAAGCCATACTATAAGGCATATAAAGCCCGACTATAAGGCCTATACAGCCAGACTATAAAGCCAGAATATAAGGCCTATAAAGCCAGACTATAAGGCCAGACTAAAAGGCCAGACTATAAAACCAGACTACAAGGTGAGGGCGGTGTGTCGGCGTTACTCCACGGCTGTTTGCTATGAGAATGGAAACGCAGCATACGTGACGATGCATCACCCTGATGTGGGTCGAGGAAAAAGCAAACCGGAGCCCAACTCCTCACCGCAATGCTTCCAAGCAACCAAAGGCAGATTGAGACAAAACAATTACT from Cyclopterus lumpus isolate fCycLum1 chromosome 15, fCycLum1.pri, whole genome shotgun sequence carries:
- the si:ch211-195b21.5 gene encoding serine/arginine repetitive matrix protein 1 isoform X3; protein product: MTTDRAVIFVNTVQISHYHWLLALPYSCFTFDWPHCSGFSIARSTVNALGGGQQIVSPVQPPHIEAPQWNPTVVEHHPLDSSERAGEEFLRCIAANKPLPDYLKGNMEFNLADAFKSADVLKEVLKSDAEFQKLATRSKSRSRSRGKSRAKSRASSRGRARSKSRARGKSRPRSKSRPRSKSRPRSRSRSRPRSKSRPRSKSRPRSRSRHRSRSGSRSKKKSHMRSKSRARRSRSRSSSREKGHGKEKKRGPCHNSLLEGLKLVMNSKELEERLPTLKDAILTIQASGESQTAESVPTEDGPRQLDCNENATSLENDSMLLPHDRVGSDFSWLQVQTPPVAAAPKADELEDEESFLYGSDDARGKQANKFSGERLAAFPQIRERAKRQEAASSAGQQHHQNKSALAYADLDSSECEKIRNILKSLGKADVSEMMGKMQPSAALPASDRTAAAVALPALRNPDVRHALESLQSLIKATKEKREKSDGSGTSPASPDKHKAGDDEERENEKQARISQMESLMKELEGLLKQDGLSFMSPVIGFYCQKCEEFIGDLNSAEKHAAIHRHSNSSSQKGLKDKPAGDGKGHSRQFSNSTQHPPPSDRTGDHRNHRDPQRDWRDDRDLRSKRRHHGDVRAHRAGQDGVSLKEEMRKERMLITVSRGLTPPPGGRVKEEASEEQTAEGHGKVKVEDKGKSSKGNRAKDGSSDSSSSDDDNNNNNNNNKGKQQKTKSPKKKKKKKEKKKKKKKS
- the si:ch211-195b21.5 gene encoding serine/arginine repetitive matrix protein 1 isoform X1 — translated: MYRPGNGPPPFGPPPPHGPPFRPPGPCGVPPPGHFLHNRPPREHFVIPHCSGFSIARSTVNALGGGQQIVSPVQPPHIEAPQWNPTVVEHHPLDSSERAGEEFLRCIAANKPLPDYLKGNMEFNLADAFKSADVLKEVLKSDAEFQKLATRSKSRSRSRGKSRAKSRASSRGRARSKSRARGKSRPRSKSRPRSKSRPRSRSRSRPRSKSRPRSKSRPRSRSRHRSRSGSRSKKKSHMRSKSRARRSRSRSSSREKGHGKEKKRGPCHNSLLEGLKLVMNSKELEERLPTLKDAILTIQASGESQTAESVPTEDGPRQLDCNENATSLENDSMLLPHDRVGSDFSWLQVQTPPVAAAPKADELEDEESFLYGSDDARGKQANKFSGERLAAFPQIRERAKRQEAASSAGQQHHQNKSALAYADLDSSECEKIRNILKSLGKADVSEMMGKMQPSAALPASDRTAAAVALPALRNPDVRHALESLQSLIKATKEKREKSDGSGTSPASPDKHKAGDDEERENEKQARISQMESLMKELEGLLKQDGLSFMSPVIGFYCQKCEEFIGDLNSAEKHAAIHRHSNSSSQKGLKDKPAGDGKGHSRQFSNSTQHPPPSDRTGDHRNHRDPQRDWRDDRDLRSKRRHHGDVRAHRAGQDGVSLKEEMRKERMLITVSRGLTPPPGGRVKEEASEEQTAEGHGKVKVEDKGKSSKGNRAKDGSSDSSSSDDDNNNNNNNNKGKQQKTKSPKKKKKKKEKKKKKKKS
- the si:ch211-195b21.5 gene encoding serine/arginine repetitive matrix protein 1 isoform X2 — protein: MYRPGNGPPPFGPPPPHGPPFRPPGPCGVPPPGHFLHNRPPREHFVIPHCSGFSIARSTVNALGGGQQIVSPVQPPHIEAPQWNPTVVEHHPLDSSERAGEEFLRCIAANKPLPDYLKGNMEFNLADAFKSADVLKEVLKSDAEFQKLATRSKSRSRSRGKSRAKSRASSRGRARSKSRARGKSRPRSKSRPRSKSRPRSRSRSRPRSKSRPRSKSRPRSRSRHRSRSGSRSKKKSHMRSKSRARRSRSRSSSREKGHGKEKKRGPCHNSLLEGLKLVMNSKELEERLPTLKDAILTIQASGESQTAESVPTEDGPRQLDCNENATSLENDSMLLPHDRVGSDFSWLQVQTPPVAAAPKADELEDEESFLYGSDDARGKQANKFSGERLAAFPQIRERAKRQEAASSAGQQHHQNKSALAYADLDSSECEKIRNILKSLGKADVSEMMGKMQPSAALPASDRTAAAVALPALRNPDVRHALESLQSLIKATKEKREKSDGSGTSPASPDKHKAGDDEERENEKQARISQMESLMKELEGLLKQDGLSFMSPVIGFYCQKCEEFIGDLNSAEKHAAIHRHSNSSSKGLKDKPAGDGKGHSRQFSNSTQHPPPSDRTGDHRNHRDPQRDWRDDRDLRSKRRHHGDVRAHRAGQDGVSLKEEMRKERMLITVSRGLTPPPGGRVKEEASEEQTAEGHGKVKVEDKGKSSKGNRAKDGSSDSSSSDDDNNNNNNNNKGKQQKTKSPKKKKKKKEKKKKKKKS
- the si:ch211-195b21.5 gene encoding serine/arginine repetitive matrix protein 1 isoform X4; this encodes MEFNLADAFKSADVLKEVLKSDAEFQKLATRSKSRSRSRGKSRAKSRASSRGRARSKSRARGKSRPRSKSRPRSKSRPRSRSRSRPRSKSRPRSKSRPRSRSRHRSRSGSRSKKKSHMRSKSRARRSRSRSSSREKGHGKEKKRGPCHNSLLEGLKLVMNSKELEERLPTLKDAILTIQASGESQTAESVPTEDGPRQLDCNENATSLENDSMLLPHDRVGSDFSWLQVQTPPVAAAPKADELEDEESFLYGSDDARGKQANKFSGERLAAFPQIRERAKRQEAASSAGQQHHQNKSALAYADLDSSECEKIRNILKSLGKADVSEMMGKMQPSAALPASDRTAAAVALPALRNPDVRHALESLQSLIKATKEKREKSDGSGTSPASPDKHKAGDDEERENEKQARISQMESLMKELEGLLKQDGLSFMSPVIGFYCQKCEEFIGDLNSAEKHAAIHRHSNSSSQKGLKDKPAGDGKGHSRQFSNSTQHPPPSDRTGDHRNHRDPQRDWRDDRDLRSKRRHHGDVRAHRAGQDGVSLKEEMRKERMLITVSRGLTPPPGGRVKEEASEEQTAEGHGKVKVEDKGKSSKGNRAKDGSSDSSSSDDDNNNNNNNNKGKQQKTKSPKKKKKKKEKKKKKKKS